A genomic region of Coleofasciculus sp. FACHB-1120 contains the following coding sequences:
- a CDS encoding VOC family protein: MHHVSIRTANIHRAIAFYEHLGFAVCERFTAGITLACWMKGSLGRIELIQIPQPKPAPDAFGDEHYVGYYHLSFDITDTASDLPSWLNSLKERFDEAAQTSPEQFSPLKVLLEPTQQMIGSSVYEVAFIADTDGLPLEFIRVLSSKDSPS; the protein is encoded by the coding sequence ATGCATCATGTTTCGATCCGCACGGCAAATATTCATCGCGCGATCGCTTTCTACGAACATCTGGGATTTGCTGTCTGCGAACGCTTCACCGCCGGGATCACCCTCGCCTGCTGGATGAAGGGTAGTCTCGGACGCATTGAATTAATCCAGATTCCGCAACCAAAACCCGCCCCCGATGCTTTTGGAGATGAGCATTACGTCGGGTACTACCATTTGTCTTTTGATATCACTGATACGGCATCTGATTTGCCGAGTTGGTTAAATTCTTTAAAAGAACGCTTTGATGAGGCAGCACAGACTTCTCCAGAGCAGTTTTCCCCCCTGAAGGTACTTTTAGAGCCAACGCAGCAAATGATCGGCTCAAGCGTCTACGAAGTTGCTTTCATTGCCGATACCGACGGCTTACCCCTGGAATTTATCCGTGTTTTGAGTAGCAAAGACTCGCCAAGTTAA